The following are encoded together in the Deltaproteobacteria bacterium genome:
- a CDS encoding BrnT family toxin, translating into MEYVFDWDVRKAQTNARKHGVTFRRATAVFLDPRAVSMPDEEHSNDKERWVTLGLGAAGSVLVLVHTFTPLDAARCRVRIISARRATKQEMQQYNEGAE; encoded by the coding sequence GTGGAGTATGTCTTCGACTGGGATGTACGCAAGGCGCAGACGAATGCCCGCAAGCACGGCGTGACCTTCCGGCGCGCCACGGCCGTATTTCTCGATCCGCGCGCCGTTTCGATGCCAGACGAGGAACACAGCAATGACAAAGAGCGCTGGGTGACGTTGGGCCTGGGCGCCGCCGGCAGCGTGCTGGTGCTCGTCCACACGTTCACGCCGCTCGACGCAGCGCGGTGTCGCGTGCGCATCATTTCGGCGCGCCGGGCAACCAAGCAGGAAATGCAGCAGTACAACGAGGGAGCAGAATGA